From Camelus dromedarius isolate mCamDro1 chromosome 2, mCamDro1.pat, whole genome shotgun sequence, one genomic window encodes:
- the GPR160 gene encoding probable G-protein coupled receptor 160, producing MTALTSENCSFQYQLHQTNHLLDGNCLLFVIILGKILLNILTLGMRRKNTHQNFMDYFCISLAFIDLLLLVNISIISYFRDFVLLGVRFTKYHICLFTQIISFTYGFLHYPVFLTASIDYYLNFSKTTRLPFKCQKLFYFFTVILIWVSVFAYVLGDPAIYQSLKVQNAYSYQCPFYISIQSYWLSFSMVIILFMAFITSWSEVTTLVQAIRITSYMNETILYFPFSSHPSYTISSKKTLLPKFIICFLGTWLPFVLLQVIILLFKVQIPAYIEMNIPWLYFVNSFLIATVYWFNCHKLNFRDMALPVDPFVNWKCCFIPLTIHNLEQIEKPISITVDMVPC from the coding sequence atgactgctcTTACCTCAGAGAACTGCTCTTTTCAGTACCAGCTACATCAAACAAATCATCTCCTTGATGGTAACTGTCTTTTATTCGTGATTATACTtgggaaaatattattaaatatcctCACACtaggaatgagaagaaaaaacaCCCATCAAAATTTTATGGACTATTTTTGCATTTCACTAGCATTCATTGATCTTTTACTTTTGGTAAACATCTCCATTATATCTTATTTCAGGGATTTTGTGCTTTTAGGTGTTAGGTTTACTAAATACCACATCTGCCTATTtactcaaattatttcttttacttatggCTTTCTGCATTATCCAGTTTTCCTGACAGCTTCTATAGATTATTACCTGAATTTCTCTAAAACCACCAGGCTTCCCTTTAagtgtcaaaaattattttatttctttacagttaTTTTAATTTGGGTTTCAGTCTTTGCTTATGTTTTAGGAGATCCAGCTATCTACCAAAGCCTGAAGGTACAGAATGCTTATTCTTATCAATGTCCTTTCTACATTAGCATTCAGAGTTACTGGCTGTCATTTTCCATGgtgataattttatttatggCTTTTATAACCTCTTGGTCAGAAGTTACTACCTTGGTACAGGCTATTAGGATAACTTCCTACATGAATGAGACTATCctgtattttcccttttcatcCCACCCAAGTTATACTATAAGCTCTAAAAAAACACTCTTGCCCAAGTTCATTATCTGTTTTCTTGGTACCTGGTTACCATTTGTACTACTACAGGTAATTATCCTTTTATTTAAAGTACAGATTCCAGCATACATCGAGATGAACATTCCGTGGTTGTACTTTGTCAATAGTTTCCTCATTGCTACAGTTTATTGGTTTAATTGTCACAAACTTAATTTTAGAGACATGGCATTGCCTGTAGATCCATTTGTCAACTGGAAATGCTGCTTCATTCCACTTACAATTCATAATCTTGAGCAAATTGAAAAGCCTATATCAATAACTGTTGATATGGTGCCATGTTAA